In one window of Bos javanicus breed banteng chromosome 24, ARS-OSU_banteng_1.0, whole genome shotgun sequence DNA:
- the CHMP1B gene encoding charged multivesicular body protein 1b — MSNMEKHLFNLKFAAKELGRSAKKCDKEEKAEKAKIKKAIQKGNMEVARIHAENAIRQKNQAVNFLRMSARVDAVAARVQTAVTMGKVTKSMAGVVKSMDATLKTMNLEKISALMDKFEHQFETLDVQTQQMEDTMSSTTTLTTPQGQVDMLLQEMADEAGLDLNMELPQGQTGSVGTSVASAEQDELSQRLARLRDQV; from the coding sequence ATGTCCAACATGGAGAAACACCTGTTCAACTTAAAGTTCGCGGCCAAAGAACTGGGGAGGAGTGCCAAAAAATGCGACAAGGAGGAAAAGGCCGAAAAGGCCAAGATTAAAAAGGCCATTCAGAAGGGCAATATGGAAGTTGCGAGGATTCACGCCGAGAACGCGATTCGCCAGAAGAACCAGGCGGTGAATTTCTTGAGGATGAGCGCGCGGGTGGACGCGGTGGCCGCCAGGGTCCAGACGGCTGTGACGATGGGCAAGGTGACCAAGTCGATGGCCGGAGTGGTTAAGTCGATGGACGCGACGTTGAAGACCATGAACCTCGAGAAGATCTCCGCCCTGATGGACAAGTTCGAGCACCAGTTCGAGACGCTGGACGTTCAGACGCAGCAGATGGAGGACACGATGAGCAGCACGACGACGCTGACCACTCCCCAGGGCCAGGTGGACATGCTGCTGCAGGAAATGGCAGACGAGGCCGGCCTCGACCTCAACATGGAGCTGCCGCAGGGCCAGACCGGCTCCGTGGGGACGAGCGTAGCCTCGGCCGAGCAGGACGAGCTGTCCCAGAGGTTGGCCCGCCTGCGGGACCAGGTGTGA